From the Musa acuminata AAA Group cultivar baxijiao chromosome BXJ1-2, Cavendish_Baxijiao_AAA, whole genome shotgun sequence genome, one window contains:
- the LOC103976194 gene encoding zinc finger protein ZAT1-like, producing the protein MEKHKCRICFRRFPSGRALGGHMRSHVSSATPPPKLHGHHCPAGYAVAEGEEEGKLTEQASCGLRVKGRKRSRLEDPESSSAFAAVGSTYAVVEDGESETDANHRCRSKRARHAYSRPEPASSASDVTTEEDVALCLMMLSRDSWTSGDVEEGNVRRITSRSRPPRRRRSRYQCGKCKKVFRSCQALGGHRASRHNHKPKSCMPAVGQRTEGDDDFEADADAKVYECPFCLRVFASGQALGGHKRSHLTSSAATTMTTTSDHAKFNRALGVIDLNLPAPADDDVALSAASDTEFIVNHTAS; encoded by the coding sequence ATGGAGAAGCACAAGTGTCGCATATGCTTCCGCCGCTTCCCCAGCGGTCGCGCTCTCGGCGGCCACATGCGCTCTCACGTAAGCTCTGCCACCCCTCCGCCCAAGCTCCATGGCCATCACTGCCCCGCCGGCTACGCGGTGGCGGAGGGGGAAGAGGAGGGGAAGCTTACCGAACAAGCTTCCTGTGGCCTCAGGGTGAAGGGTCGGAAGAGGTCCCGCCTCGAGGACCCGGAGTCTTCCTCCGCCTTCGCCGCCGTCGGGTCCACCTACGCTGTCGTCGAGGACGGCGAGAGCGAGACCGACGCCAATCACCGTTGCCGATCCAAGCGAGCCCGCCACGCTTACTCGCGTCCGGAGCCGGCGAGCTCGGCATCGGATGTCACGACGGAGGAGGACGTCGCACTCTGCCTCATGATGCTCTCACGCGACTCCTGGACCAGCGGCGATGTGGAGGAGGGAAATGTCCGTCGGATCACCTCCCGTTCGCGGCCGCCGCGGAGGAGGCGAAGCAGGTACCAGTGCGGGAAGTGCAAGAAAGTGTTTCGGTCGTGCCAAGCGCTAGGCGGCCACCGGGCGAGCCGCCACAACCACAAGCCGAAGAGCTGTATGCCGGCCGTCGGACAGCGGACCGAAGGCGACGACGACTTCGAGGCCGATGCGGATGCCAAGGTCTACGAGTGCCCCTTCTGCCTCAGAGTCTTCGCCTCCGGCCAGGCTCTCGGCGGCCACAAGCGATCACACTTAACATCCTCCGCCGCCACCACCATGACTACCACAAGCGATCACGCCAAATTCAACCGTGCTCTCGGAGTAATTGATCTCAACTTGCCTGCGCCGGCGGATGACGATGTGGCTCTGTCTGCTGCTTCGGACACAGAGTTCATCGTCAACCACACAGCGAGCTGA